Genomic segment of Drosophila biarmipes strain raj3 chromosome 2L, RU_DBia_V1.1, whole genome shotgun sequence:
GCGGCCGGCAGAACAGAAGGAAAAGCAACAAGCAGATGGATTAGTGTGCACGTAGTTGCTGTAACGGAAAATCCAATGCTAATCAATTTATTACGAGGGACTTGAAAGCCAGTTATTACCTTTGTCGTCTACTCAACAAGTTATGATAGTGCTGATAACACCTATCTAGTGGCTATCACCTGTAAATAGCAGGAGAAaccttcaaaaatattaaaattgtgAGGACTGCCAGGGctacaacaattttttaaagcagTGTTTGTCCAACCTTCAACCTTCCGCGGTATTTTTCAATACCTCAGCCTGGTCACACTTCCTGGCTTGTTTACAAAAAACGCTGACCAAAAActcataaaatttataaattagatgTGTTAAAAGTATAAGGTTTTTGAAgtataaaaccaaacaaatgGCTGCTTCACGCTCTCGGCGAAACAATGCCGGCAACAAAATAGCCCACTTGCTGAACGAGGAAGAGGAGGACGACTTTTACAAAACGTCCTATGGCGGCTTTCAGGACGAAGAAGAGGACAAGGAATACGAGTGAGTTTAACTCTAATTGAGAAATTGGAATATGCAAAATCATTCGATTTCCTTTCTTCAGACAGAAGGACGAAGAGGAGGATGTTGTGGACTCGGACTTCAGTATCGATGAGCAGGACGAGCTCGTTTCAGATCAGGAAGAGGTGCCCGAAAAGAAACGGAAGCGCGGTGGGGTAAACACGAAGGCCTACAAGGTACCCATCACTCTCAAATAAGGTTTTGTGAATTCGAATTATTTGTATAAggaaaaaagtataaaacttTCTTAAACATGATTCCGAcattataaagtatatatgtacattCTTCATCATTATCCttgtcgatctagccatgtacgTCTGTCTGTTTATATGAGCGGTGAGACtccggaaactataaaagctagaaagtTTAGATTTGACATATAGAATTCTTTGGTTCTGAAACAGCGCAAGTATATTTTCCAGAccttcatttcttttttttcttatatatattctgTGAAAGCATACAATCCCAGAAACCGCTGAACGCCCTAATAATCAAGGGTTAATCAGGAATCCTCGGCTCTACTTTGaatgaaaattgcatttatctAAGAGATTTTTGAGTCATCAAAAAGAATGGTTAGTTAAGATGTCCCATAGCTTGCAAAAAAAAGACCCAGTGTCAAAATTGTCAATATTACTTatacaaaacaatatatttaatcGCGTGAAATTTTCTGTTCATCGAGGAATAAATTTGGAAATGACACGATGTTAATAATGAAGTTATTTATTAGGAAACAAAACCGGCAGTCAAAAAGGAAGCAAAGGCTATACCGGCCAAGAAAAAGAAAGGCACTGGTGAAGGGGCTAAGCGACGAGTGCGCCCTCGTTTCACGGTCCTTGACTCTGGACGGAAATCCATTCGTACTTCGACGGCCATCAAGACGCAGGCCACGAAAATCCGTCTTAAGGAGTTGGACGACGCGCGCAAgcgcaagaagaagaaggtgCGTGTGGAGGACTACATGCCCACGCAGGAGGAACTGCTGGAGGAGGCTAAAATTACAGAagaggaaaatattaaatctcTGGGTGGGTAtcaaagtatttataaaaacgaTCATAAAATACATTCTGTACCTTTACTTGCAGAAAAGTTTCAGAAAATGGAGCTGGAGAAGAAAAAATCGCGACCCACCAAGCGCACCTTCACAGGACCTACCATTCGCTACCATTCATTGACCATGCCCGCCACGCGGAAGCCCACTCGAGGGGCCAATCTTCCAAACGATTCAAAGGATTCCGGCGGAAAATGTGAGCGCACATTCGTCACGCTCGAGAACGATTTCAACGACAAGGTGTTCCAGAACATTTTCCGACACAAGACGCCGCCCAAAGTCAGCAATGGCATCTGTCCGATTACTAGACTGCCAGCCCGCTACTTTGATCCGGTCACCCAGCAGCCGTACTACAGCATCCAGGCCTTCAAGATCTTACGCGAGGCCTACTACAtgcagctggagcagcaggGCGGCAGCAGCGAGCAGCCCGAGCTGACCAAGTGGCTGGAATGGCGCAAGCTGGTCAAGGAAAATCGCCTTAAGGCTTCAGCAGCTGCGACCAAAAATGGAGACAACTAGGTTTGCCACCAGTTTATTAGTTTGCTAAGAATACatcgaataaaaaaatgggaaCACAACGAAAAACATCGGCTTGGGAATAAActaaacttttaataaatttaaaatcaaccCAATATTTTGAGTCAACCCTCGAGTTGATTAGGACAGACCTAATGACCACGGAGAAGTACATAGGGTATTTCCCAAAACCTTATcgttaaaaagttatttataatCAACACACAGTCTGTTTTTATGGGAAAAAGAGCACCTAATCCGTGCGTATAGCATCCGGTTTATTGACTTAACAAGAAGATAATAGTGTTTAACTTGCTCATCGCATTTATACAAAACCtatttattacgttttttaaaCCTCAGTTTTATTTAGCACTACGTTTCAGATAGTATGTGTTTACGTTTACAGAGCTTCgttgtctcttattaagaTTATTCGTAtgtattgttttgtttaatttccgtCAAATGGTCAAGTTGATAAGCGCACAGCCTCTGTTTATTAAGTAACACAAGCCTAGAGGAAATGCGGTTGTTCCGACACCTCATACCTACGTAAATAATTTCTAGTTCCTAGCACttaaaaaaagggtttcatttttataccttttaaatttgtaactTGCTTCGGAAATTCGATatttacacttaaaaaaaggttttcaaTTTCTACACTATATTGGAAGgtcataaatatgtattttatttcggACAAACACAGCTTCCAAAATATTGAAATCTTACAGGGAATTGGTTTAGCAGGCCCGGCTGCAACCTTGTCGgatttgtgtgtttttgtcTACTTATCAAAAAACAACGCACGCGCTGGCTATTTGGATTGTCTGAACGGACAAGGTATTTTCATGCCTAAGATTTAGTCAAGCCCGTGAGCTCAGGTTATTCGAACGTTTTGCGGTTAGCCGGAACAATGAAAGACTGGGCTGCGATAGGAGTCCTCCTGGTATTGGGATGCCAGTACGGCGGAGTTGTCCGGGCGGACAGCGATAgcagcgacagcagcaacagcgggGAGAGCAAGCACAAAAACAAGTACACGACTACCGAGCACAAGTACAATTATCCAGCGTATCCTATGCCCTTCGGCTATGGGCAGCCGTATGCTTACAACCCCTACCCATACCTCTATCCACCGCCGCATACGCAGTATCCACAGTATCTACCTCCGCCTATGCACGGCTACCCTCCAGTGCCCGGTTATCAACCCCCGCCAGGCTACCCACCCATGCCCGGCTACAACCCGTACATGCAGCTTCCACCGCCGCAGCAGGCTCCTCCGGCACCGATGTATCCCCAGGCTGGGACTGGACAGAACCCAGGCTACAACCCAAACTCGCTTCCAAATCAGCCTCAGGCACAGCCACAGCAGCCGGCGCCCGGACAAGGAACAGGTCCTTCGCCGAACTATCCTCCAGGTGGCTCAAGCGTTATTAATCACTCCCTTAAAGTCAACAAGGAATACAACGAGGATGGTCACCACTCAACCTCACCATAGAACACTTTAAACATTTGATACAATtaaagaaatacatttttatttgctttttaaaGGGAGCCCAGTTTGGATATTAAATGCCAAGCCAAAGTTGCtgggtaaaataaaaagaacaaaaGTTCCAGATaagtttttttattacaaaaacaacaaattatgAATCTATCAAGTCATAAATGTCTATCAATGTCGGCAAACATATCACATATATTatcaatataatattaaagatactgtaacattttttacttaaatatacaAGGCATACTAGACACCGGTTTGCTCCACTACCGTGCTGTGATTGTACAGATGCACATGGAAGGCGTAGCTGTTCATGCATTTCTGAATGCTGAGTACTAGCGGCTCGAACGGATGCCAAATGAAGGCGCACAGTTCCCGCGGTGCCAAGGGATTTATAAGCCTGCGCGCAGTGGCGTGCAGCCTGAACTTAACTGACTGTGTGGTCCGATCTCGGAAGACAATGGGTTCGGAGGAGCAGGGATTGGGTCGCTCCAGCGGCGATACATGCCGATCGTCAAAGCTGAATTCGTTGAACCTCAGGTAGGGAGATGGCGAGAGGCTCTGGGAACTGACGGGGACGCTGGGGTTAAATCTCAACGCCGCATGTCGGACGAAGAGAATCGAATCGTCCACTATGTTTTGTTTAAGGAAAAAATGAAGCGGCAATGAGGGCGCGTCTCCGGTTTGCAGCGATCGTACATTGCTCATCTCATCGTAGAACTTCAGTATGATTTGCAGCAGGTCAACGGAATAGTCCGGATACACGCCAACCACTTCCTCGCCAGATATCGTGTAGAACACATACAAGCGGCGGGGTGATTGGGTCATTGGTATGGTATCGCTATCTTTTGGACGTTCCTCGTAGCGCAAAAGGAGAAGTTCCTTGTTTACCAGTTGCATCCTGTCCATAACCATATGCTCCACCTAACGATATATTAAGGTAAGTAagtaaaaggaacatatttttggggCATCCCCGAACAcgtaaaaatcaaaactaatAACCGTGTGACttacaaattcaaaatttttgtaaaactcctttaatttttccttGGTATTTGGGCTGCTGGGGTCAATTTGCCGGTAAAGAAAGCTAAGAACGCGCTGCTTTATATGCGTAATGGGTAGAACCGTAGTCGCATCCAGGTTTTCAATATTAGTGGGAGCTTGCTCGATAAAGTTTCGCGGCCGGGGACCAATCGTCTCCTGCTTGTGGAACTTGCCCTCCGCAATACAGTAGAGGTAGATGCACTGGTGCAGCCGGGACATGATTGCCACCTTAGAGCCAAAGACCGAAATGCCATGATTGTGGGCAATCACGATGGAGTCGTGCGCCAGGAGGAGCCTGTCCGTGACCACACCCCGTTTTAAATCGACCACGAAGAACACATAGGAGAAGGCGTCCAGCTTATCGAAGAGATCTGGATACAGGACGTAGTCGTCAAAGGGGAGGGCACTACGCAGCACGGACATGGCTGCCAGCAGGACATACCGGCCCTCCTCCAGAAACACACTGAACTCCCGGTGAAGATAGTAGAGGCTAAAGTCGCCCTGGCACAGACGCAGACTCAGTGCCTCCTTGGTGTCGAAAAGGCGTTCAAAGATTGTGCTCTTGAGGACGCTGTCCTGGCTGCTGAAGCACTCGCCACTGCCCACGTTCGCCTGGCGGATCAGTTCACCCACCGCCGCGCTGCTGAACCCCCTGTAGCGGTAGATGTGCAAACTGCGCTGATCCTGCGAGAAGGCCAGCAGTTTGCTGCCATCCGGCGTAAACTTGCGCAGGAATACTGGCGGAATCGAGATCGAGTCAATGGTCAGGCAGGGCGTGATGCACTTGTAAAAGGGTCGTTCGTAGGCCAACCGGGGCATCCTGCCCGGCTGACTACCCGCGCAGGTGTATCCGGATTCGCGGTTCTGGAGCAGGTGCACGAGGTTCTGCGATCGCAGGCGTCGCTCGTAGGCCATCCTGGCTGACCATGGATGAGTCCTTGCTATTTTTGTCGAACCGACTCTAACCTTTTGACGCTATTCTTCAACAGTTGGTTTCCGATCGCAATTCCAAAccaaaataatgaaattataGTGTGACCGTGATGAGACTCTCAAAATATACTGCCCCACAGCATTTAACCCTTACACCAGTGTTTTGAAAAGATTGAAACTAGAAAtcctttaaaagtaaaaaacttAAGCTAAGTTTAGGTTTTTAGCAGACATAACTGCTTTAATGtattttggaaattaaaatttcaattttttacgTTTGAATTTGTTGGAAATTCTCTATGCAAAATCCatgaattttgttttgaacAGAATTCTGTGACATCCTCGATTATGACATTTTAAATGATGTAAGACATTTGATTCTCTTCCTAGCTCCCATTATCCAAAAACGAATGGTTTTAACTTTCAAATATGTCcgtaaaaaaatagttaatatAAGATCCCCGTTGATACCACACAGTGATTGATTCTAATGAGGAACGTAATTACAGGTTGGTTTTAAGGCTAACAAAATCAGCGTTCCAGCATaagcatatattttttgtttggacACTTCTCAAGAGCTCCCCTCACGCAGTGCCTTtgaacaatttcaatttattaaataaatcaaaacgaACACTGGTTTgattttgttcaagtttttgAGCAAGCATTCCGGCTAGTAAAAAtatcaacatatttttttgtgctcaaaattaattgaaacaaaaaacttatcaaatatttaatttgttttttaattatttcatgtTATCACTGATTAAATGATTTCAAACCGAAACCAAGGTGTTTTCAAGAAGAAAGAATAGTTTccagaataatatttttgtttttcgaaattttcgGAGTTTTAAGTTACTACAAATTTCACTTTATTCAGAGGCGAAATGTTTCGTTTGCCATTCCAGTGACTATCAAGCGAAGACATAACTAAGATTAGACGTTGTAGCCCACAATGTGGCGCTTGCCGATGCACTCGCCGATGTAGAACCAGAAGATGACCTCGGCGGTCACCAGGGTGTTAAGCCAGGCCTCGCGAACGGTGAGGTTCTTGTAGGCGCCGGTCTTGGCTCCCTTGACGATGTTGCCGAGTCCCTGGCGGATGGCCGGAATGTCGGCGGGCGTCGGGGGCGTCAGCTCCACCTTGGCGTACTTCAGGAACACGTCCAGTTGTGGCCTCACCTGAGTAAGGAGCCCTGCGAAAAGATCATTACATAATTTTGCGATTAGTAGGCGCCGAGTTGGCAGCGAAAAGCCGTTGGCCTCCAAACCACTACACTCACTGTTCACAAGTCCTGATCCCTTGGTAGCCAAACTCGCCATTTTGTCAATTTGGTTCTGCAAACAGTGGGAATTATACAAGAGGAAATTGGCGAAATGTGTGGAAAACCTTACCTATTCAGTGTGCTACGAAACAGAGGTGTTATGGATCTGACCAGGGCTGGCGAACGCTTATCGATTAGCGGTCGAATactaaaaataccaaatgtcacattttgcattttagaGCATATATCAAAttagtttttggaaaactcAATTTAATTCTATAAAAAAGTGGGCATGTAATATAACTTCATGTTTTTAGTTCATGGGCCTAGAAAGAAAATGTATAGCTTTTGTAGTGCTTTGCAAGCTGAGGCAGCCCTGCGGTATTTCCGAACGGCGAAGCGTCGGTCACACTGCAAAGGTGTGGAAATCTTGGTTTCCACAAAACgagcaaatatttgcatttttcaagcccccAAATTGGCTAATTAGAGTTTTCATCAGATCGAATTGGCCTCCGAACCCCCGAAACGGAAGTGGCTGTTTAATGTTTGTTGTGTTGCCTGCTGCGGGTCGAAAAGTGTGACGGGCG
This window contains:
- the LOC108034168 gene encoding annexin A7, whose product is MKDWAAIGVLLVLGCQYGGVVRADSDSSDSSNSGESKHKNKYTTTEHKYNYPAYPMPFGYGQPYAYNPYPYLYPPPHTQYPQYLPPPMHGYPPVPGYQPPPGYPPMPGYNPYMQLPPPQQAPPAPMYPQAGTGQNPGYNPNSLPNQPQAQPQQPAPGQGTGPSPNYPPGGSSVINHSLKVNKEYNEDGHHSTSP
- the LOC108033413 gene encoding ATP synthase subunit g, mitochondrial; its protein translation is MASLATKGSGLVNRLLTQVRPQLDVFLKYAKVELTPPTPADIPAIRQGLGNIVKGAKTGAYKNLTVREAWLNTLVTAEVIFWFYIGECIGKRHIVGYNV
- the LOC108034167 gene encoding DET1 homolog gives rise to the protein MAYERRLRSQNLVHLLQNRESGYTCAGSQPGRMPRLAYERPFYKCITPCLTIDSISIPPVFLRKFTPDGSKLLAFSQDQRSLHIYRYRGFSSAAVGELIRQANVGSGECFSSQDSVLKSTIFERLFDTKEALSLRLCQGDFSLYYLHREFSVFLEEGRYVLLAAMSVLRSALPFDDYVLYPDLFDKLDAFSYVFFVVDLKRGVVTDRLLLAHDSIVIAHNHGISVFGSKVAIMSRLHQCIYLYCIAEGKFHKQETIGPRPRNFIEQAPTNIENLDATTVLPITHIKQRVLSFLYRQIDPSSPNTKEKLKEFYKNFEFVEHMVMDRMQLVNKELLLLRYEERPKDSDTIPMTQSPRRLYVFYTISGEEVVGVYPDYSVDLLQIILKFYDEMSNVRSLQTGDAPSLPLHFFLKQNIVDDSILFVRHAALRFNPSVPVSSQSLSPSPYLRFNEFSFDDRHVSPLERPNPCSSEPIVFRDRTTQSVKFRLHATARRLINPLAPRELCAFIWHPFEPLVLSIQKCMNSYAFHVHLYNHSTVVEQTGV
- the LOC108033307 gene encoding vacuolar protein sorting-associated protein 72 homolog, which encodes MAASRSRRNNAGNKIAHLLNEEEEDDFYKTSYGGFQDEEEDKEYEQKDEEEDVVDSDFSIDEQDELVSDQEEVPEKKRKRGGVNTKAYKETKPAVKKEAKAIPAKKKKGTGEGAKRRVRPRFTVLDSGRKSIRTSTAIKTQATKIRLKELDDARKRKKKKVRVEDYMPTQEELLEEAKITEEENIKSLEKFQKMELEKKKSRPTKRTFTGPTIRYHSLTMPATRKPTRGANLPNDSKDSGGKCERTFVTLENDFNDKVFQNIFRHKTPPKVSNGICPITRLPARYFDPVTQQPYYSIQAFKILREAYYMQLEQQGGSSEQPELTKWLEWRKLVKENRLKASAAATKNGDN